The Vanessa tameamea isolate UH-Manoa-2023 chromosome 2, ilVanTame1 primary haplotype, whole genome shotgun sequence genome has a segment encoding these proteins:
- the LOC113401417 gene encoding galanin receptor type 3, which translates to MYGNVTEEGVGASRAQAHIAVLLTLYVLVSIIGIIGNVSLMAALASNGASRLRTPQLLSACAADLLVCAASAPLAATRAARIHHLPCHVTHYIESLPVAASTLSLVAIAADRCSAVRRRRGSLCAKPFLAVGVVWTTALLLGAVTVIATCLSCPPLAAAHAIVTYCMPVAAVTRCHWSVRVKLTALSLTARAAHGELPLPVPLIRRPTHVIIVAGVGARERRDAVDVGDVRAKKLQPSLLGPQPATSTLRSRRRLGNVLIGIAAIFAACWCPHAAIIICSAFGLNVPIILTQYALLLGHAHSALNAAAYWLLNRHALTAACAAWRIPQLRVREERPSSTNEAALGAFHPRLARPAPSPRPPPSSFLY; encoded by the exons ATGTACGGTAACGTCACAGAGGAGGGCGTTGGAGCGTCGCGTGCGCAGGCGCATATAGCAGTACTCCTTACACTCTACGTCCTTGTCTCTATCATTGGTATTATTg gtAATGTTAGTCTTATGGCCGCCCTTGCATCCAACGGTGCTTCCCGGCTGCGAACACCTCAGCTCCTCAGCGCGTGTGCTGCTGATCTTCTTGTGTGCGCTGCCAGTGCGCCACTTGCTGCCACCAGAGCAGCGAGAATACACCATTTACCTTGCCATGTCACACATTACATTGAG TCATTACCAGTAGCCGCAAGTACACTGTCGCTAGTAGCAATAGCAGCAGACCGATGCAGTGCGGTGCGGCGCAGACGCGGCTCTCTGTGTGCGAAACCGTTCTTAGCTGTTGGAGTTGTATGGACCACGGCTCTATTGCTTG GAGCTGTCACAGTGATAGCCACATGCTTATCATGTCCGCCACTGGCCGCTGCACACGCTATAGTCACCTACTGCATGCCAGTCGCTGCTGTCACTCGATGCCACTGGAGTGTTCGAGTCAAACTCACAGCTCTATCTCTGACGGCAAGAGCTGCTCACGGTGAACTGCCACTACCAGTTCCACTAATACGACGACCAACTCACGTGATCATTGTTGCCGGTGTCGGGGCTAGAGAACGCCGTGACGCAGTTGATGTTGGTGATGTCAGAGCCAAGAAACTTCAGCCGAGCCTCCTTGGCCCACAGCCAGCAACGTCAACACTAAGATCAAGGAGACGTCTTGGCAACGTTTTGATTGGCATCGCCGCAATATTCGCCGCTTGTTGGTGTCCACATGCGGCTATTATCATATGCAGCGCATTTGGGTTAAACGTTCCAATAATATTGACACAGTACGCGCTGCTGCTTGGTCATGCGCACTCAGCTCTGAATGCAGCAGCGTACTGGTTGTTGAACAGACATGCGCTGACAGCCGCTTGTGCTGCATGGCGTATTCCTCAGTTGAGGGTTCGTGAGGAGAGACCTTCATCGACGAACGAGGCCGCGCTGGGCGCGTTTCATCCTCGTCTCGCTCGCCCGGCTCCGTCGCCACGTCCTCCTCCCTCTAGCTTCTTATATTGA